The following DNA comes from Cellulophaga sp. HaHa_2_95.
AGGAGAATAGGTGCTTTTCCGGATATCTTCGCGTTCCTATTTTTGTAAGATGCTTATAAATTGTCACCCTAAAATCAAAAGATTATCCGCAGGTTTTTTATCTAATTAGGAAATTAATAGGACTAAAAGTTACGATTCATAAATAATACCTAATCAACTAAAATAGAACTCTTTTACTACCTAAATAATACTTAAATTGGTTGGGCATAGGAAAATACCCTGTAGCTAAAACAAACCTATTTTTACGTATTTTATAAAACACTTCCCTATGGTATTGCGAATTAGTTTTAATTTATTGTTTGAGTTAGAAGTACCTACGCCGTTTATATTAATGTTGCGCCCACGAAGTAATGCGGCACAATGGGTAGAACGTGAAGAATACAAAATTTCGCCCATGATACCGGTGGTTGAACATACAGATATTGCGGGTAACCTTTGTCAACGACTGATTGCTCCTTCGGGAAATTTCTCCATTAGTACTAAGGCAGAGGTACAAGTTCCAGATGTAGTTGCTGTTCATTTTGGAGCTCCGTTTGTAGAGATTCAAAATTTACCAGATTCAATCTTACGTTATTTATTACCGAGTAGGTATTGTGAATCAGATCGTTTTAATGATTTAGCGGTGTCTATTACAGCAAATGAATTACCAGGATATAATCAAGTTGCTGCTATTGAATCTTGGTTGCGGAATACAATCAGCTATATTCCAGGGAGCAGTAATTTTCCTATTTCCGCGGTAGATGTTAACTATCGACAATCTGGGGTTTGTAGAGACTTAGCCCATTTAGGCATTGCCTTATGCCGCAGTATAAGCATTCCTGCTCGTATTGTTGTGGGATATTTACATAATTTAAAACCGATGGATATGCATGCCTGGTTTGAAGTGTATGTAGGTGGATGCTGGTATACGTTTGATGCCACACAATCGGACAAAAAAGGAGGTTATGTTGCTTTAGGCTATGGTACCGATGCCGCAGATGTTGCCGTTTTTAATCAATTTGGTCCAGGTGTTGTTCCTTTAAAACAGGTAGTAACTGTTGAAAAAATAGCAGAAGAACAGGAAGATTTCTACACCAAATTTTAGTAGCTA
Coding sequences within:
- a CDS encoding transglutaminase family protein, whose translation is MVLRISFNLLFELEVPTPFILMLRPRSNAAQWVEREEYKISPMIPVVEHTDIAGNLCQRLIAPSGNFSISTKAEVQVPDVVAVHFGAPFVEIQNLPDSILRYLLPSRYCESDRFNDLAVSITANELPGYNQVAAIESWLRNTISYIPGSSNFPISAVDVNYRQSGVCRDLAHLGIALCRSISIPARIVVGYLHNLKPMDMHAWFEVYVGGCWYTFDATQSDKKGGYVALGYGTDAADVAVFNQFGPGVVPLKQVVTVEKIAEEQEDFYTKF